One Setaria viridis chromosome 3, Setaria_viridis_v4.0, whole genome shotgun sequence DNA window includes the following coding sequences:
- the LOC117848147 gene encoding VIN3-like protein 1 isoform X2: MPKTPPVEASKNIELQKQSAPNLAVTNGHASTKGVVNGERPIKDVKRTSTWICKNLACKAARPSEDSFCKRCSCCICHKFDDNKDPSLWLVCSSENDSKNCCGSSCHIECAFRHKRVGCFDLEQIIHLDGSYSCASCGKISGILGYWKRQLVIGKDARRVDNLCQRIYLSYRLLEGTSHFKELHAIVEDAKARLESEVGPLDGMSAKNARGIVSRFSAGIDVQKLCSTAIQRADEWLSSPDLHLRDSLPAACRFKFVDITPSSLVVILKETSSSDTIKGYQLWYWNSREQPSAEKPVIVPKDERKILVFNLSPCTEYSFRVISFTEDGVLGHSESRCRTNSKEIFFKRATQNAGGTHTQKRDRSQSFKSTGFSIQGLWKRMQETWGEEGSFEGLCEDTHEGSWSRSATDTELSGACRKLHFNASSVPDLNVGVPVAMDYTTAKHYHSKKGLVRSNDSGDSETCAVGRSAEPPAVESRPVGKVNSAHIDRCEQNGASAICHKKQLSGTTRQLDGDYEHCVKVIRQLECDGHIENGFRMKFLTWYSLRSTDEERRAVTTFIKTLSEEPSSLAEQLIDSFGEIINCKKARTGYCNKLWH; the protein is encoded by the exons ATGCCCAAAACACCTCCAGTTGAAGCAAGCAAGAACATTGAATTGCAGAAACAATCTGCACCAAACTTAGCAGTGACAAATGGACATGCTAGTACGAAGGGAGTGGTCAATGGAGAACGCCCTATCAAGGATGTGAAACGCACTAGCACTTGGATCTGCAAAAATCTAGCATGTAAAGCTGCTAGACCATCAGAAGATTCCTTCTGCAAGAGGTGCTCATGTTGTATTTGTCACAAGTTTGATGACAACAAGGATCCTAGTCTATGGTTAGTTTGTTCATCTGAAAATGACAGCAAGAATTGCTGTGGCTCTTCTTGCCATATTGAATGTGCTTTCCGACACAAAAGGGTAGGCTGCTTTGATCTGGAGCAAATTATACATCTCGATGGGAGTTATTCTTGTGCTTCATGTGGAAAGATTTCTGGAATACTAGG ATATTGGAAAAGGCAATTAGTAATTGGCAAAGATGCTCGCCGAGTTGATAATCTATGCCAACGCATTTATTTGAGCTATAGGCTATTGGAGGGAACTAGCCATTTTAAAGAACTGCATGCCATTGTCGAAGATGCAAAAGCAAGATTGGAAAGTGAGGTCGGCCCACTTGATGGAATGTCAGCAAAGAATGCACGTGGTATTGTAAGCAGGTTCTCAGCTGGTATTGATGTGCAGAAACTATGCTCTACAGCAATTCAAAGAGCTGATGAGTGGTTGAGTTCTCCTGACCTGCATCTTCGAG ATTCATTACCTGCTGCCTGTAGATTCAAATTTGTGGACATAACACCTTCTTCACTTGTTGTCATTTTAAAAGAAACCTCGTCATCTGACACAATCAAAGGTTATCAGCTATGGTACTGGAATAGCAGAGAACAACCAAGTGCGGAAAAGCCTGTTATTGTGCCCAAAGATGAAAGGAAAATATTGGTTTTTAACCTTTCCCCATGCACAGAGTATTCTTTCAGAGTTATATCATTCACTGAGGATGGGGTACTTGGCCATTCAGAATCCAGGTGTCGTACCAATAGCAAGGAGATATTTTTCAAGCGTGCCACACAGAATGCAGGAGGCACGCATACACAAAAAAGAGACAGGAGCCAGTCTTTTAAGTCAACTGGATTCAGTATTCAAGGTCTTTGGAAGAGGATGCAGGAGACTTGGGGCGAAGAAGGCTCTTTTGAAGGGTTGTGTGAAGACACACATGAAGGTTCATGGAGCAGAAGTGCCACAGACACAGAGTTATCTGGTGCTTGTCGCAAACTTCATTTCAACGCGTCTTCTGTTCCTGACCTAAACGTTGGGGTGCCTGTGGCCATGGACTACACCACTGCGAAGCATTATCATTCAAAGAAGGGACTTGTAAGATCAAATGACAGTGGTGACTCTGAAACGTGTGCAGTTGGCCGGAGTGCAGAACCACCTGCTGTTGAATCTCGGCCAGTAGGCAAGGTGAATAGCGCACACATTGATAGATGTGAGCAGAATGGTGCTTCTGCTATTTGCCATAAAAAACAGCTTTCTGGAACGACAAGGCAGTTGGATGGGGATTATGAGCATTGTGTGAAGGTAATTAGGCAGCTGGAGTGTGATGGACACATTGAGAATGGTTTCAGGATGAAGTTCTTGACTTGGTATAGTCTAAGATCGACAGACGAGGAGCGTAGGGCTGTGACCACATTCATCAAGACACTAAGTGAAGAACCAAGCAGCCTGGCTGAGCAGCTCATCGATTCTTTCGGGGAAATCATAAACTGCAAGAAGGCGAGAACCGGTTACTGCAACAAGCTATGGCATTAG
- the LOC117848147 gene encoding VIN3-like protein 1 isoform X1 produces MPKTPPVEASKNIELQKQSAPNLAVTNGHASTKGVVNGERPIKDVKRTSTWICKNLACKAARPSEDSFCKRCSCCICHKFDDNKDPSLWLVCSSENDSKNCCGSSCHIECAFRHKRVGCFDLEQIIHLDGSYSCASCGKISGILGRYWKRQLVIGKDARRVDNLCQRIYLSYRLLEGTSHFKELHAIVEDAKARLESEVGPLDGMSAKNARGIVSRFSAGIDVQKLCSTAIQRADEWLSSPDLHLRDSLPAACRFKFVDITPSSLVVILKETSSSDTIKGYQLWYWNSREQPSAEKPVIVPKDERKILVFNLSPCTEYSFRVISFTEDGVLGHSESRCRTNSKEIFFKRATQNAGGTHTQKRDRSQSFKSTGFSIQGLWKRMQETWGEEGSFEGLCEDTHEGSWSRSATDTELSGACRKLHFNASSVPDLNVGVPVAMDYTTAKHYHSKKGLVRSNDSGDSETCAVGRSAEPPAVESRPVGKVNSAHIDRCEQNGASAICHKKQLSGTTRQLDGDYEHCVKVIRQLECDGHIENGFRMKFLTWYSLRSTDEERRAVTTFIKTLSEEPSSLAEQLIDSFGEIINCKKARTGYCNKLWH; encoded by the exons ATGCCCAAAACACCTCCAGTTGAAGCAAGCAAGAACATTGAATTGCAGAAACAATCTGCACCAAACTTAGCAGTGACAAATGGACATGCTAGTACGAAGGGAGTGGTCAATGGAGAACGCCCTATCAAGGATGTGAAACGCACTAGCACTTGGATCTGCAAAAATCTAGCATGTAAAGCTGCTAGACCATCAGAAGATTCCTTCTGCAAGAGGTGCTCATGTTGTATTTGTCACAAGTTTGATGACAACAAGGATCCTAGTCTATGGTTAGTTTGTTCATCTGAAAATGACAGCAAGAATTGCTGTGGCTCTTCTTGCCATATTGAATGTGCTTTCCGACACAAAAGGGTAGGCTGCTTTGATCTGGAGCAAATTATACATCTCGATGGGAGTTATTCTTGTGCTTCATGTGGAAAGATTTCTGGAATACTAGG CAGATATTGGAAAAGGCAATTAGTAATTGGCAAAGATGCTCGCCGAGTTGATAATCTATGCCAACGCATTTATTTGAGCTATAGGCTATTGGAGGGAACTAGCCATTTTAAAGAACTGCATGCCATTGTCGAAGATGCAAAAGCAAGATTGGAAAGTGAGGTCGGCCCACTTGATGGAATGTCAGCAAAGAATGCACGTGGTATTGTAAGCAGGTTCTCAGCTGGTATTGATGTGCAGAAACTATGCTCTACAGCAATTCAAAGAGCTGATGAGTGGTTGAGTTCTCCTGACCTGCATCTTCGAG ATTCATTACCTGCTGCCTGTAGATTCAAATTTGTGGACATAACACCTTCTTCACTTGTTGTCATTTTAAAAGAAACCTCGTCATCTGACACAATCAAAGGTTATCAGCTATGGTACTGGAATAGCAGAGAACAACCAAGTGCGGAAAAGCCTGTTATTGTGCCCAAAGATGAAAGGAAAATATTGGTTTTTAACCTTTCCCCATGCACAGAGTATTCTTTCAGAGTTATATCATTCACTGAGGATGGGGTACTTGGCCATTCAGAATCCAGGTGTCGTACCAATAGCAAGGAGATATTTTTCAAGCGTGCCACACAGAATGCAGGAGGCACGCATACACAAAAAAGAGACAGGAGCCAGTCTTTTAAGTCAACTGGATTCAGTATTCAAGGTCTTTGGAAGAGGATGCAGGAGACTTGGGGCGAAGAAGGCTCTTTTGAAGGGTTGTGTGAAGACACACATGAAGGTTCATGGAGCAGAAGTGCCACAGACACAGAGTTATCTGGTGCTTGTCGCAAACTTCATTTCAACGCGTCTTCTGTTCCTGACCTAAACGTTGGGGTGCCTGTGGCCATGGACTACACCACTGCGAAGCATTATCATTCAAAGAAGGGACTTGTAAGATCAAATGACAGTGGTGACTCTGAAACGTGTGCAGTTGGCCGGAGTGCAGAACCACCTGCTGTTGAATCTCGGCCAGTAGGCAAGGTGAATAGCGCACACATTGATAGATGTGAGCAGAATGGTGCTTCTGCTATTTGCCATAAAAAACAGCTTTCTGGAACGACAAGGCAGTTGGATGGGGATTATGAGCATTGTGTGAAGGTAATTAGGCAGCTGGAGTGTGATGGACACATTGAGAATGGTTTCAGGATGAAGTTCTTGACTTGGTATAGTCTAAGATCGACAGACGAGGAGCGTAGGGCTGTGACCACATTCATCAAGACACTAAGTGAAGAACCAAGCAGCCTGGCTGAGCAGCTCATCGATTCTTTCGGGGAAATCATAAACTGCAAGAAGGCGAGAACCGGTTACTGCAACAAGCTATGGCATTAG